The window GTCGTGCACAAGCCGTTGCTCGTTACCTTGAAAGCTTAGGTGTTAGCGCTGGTCAAATTGAACTAGTAAGCTACGGTGAAGAAAAACCACTAGACAGCAGCCGCACTGATGCTGGTTTTGCTCAAAACCGTCGTGCCGTGTTAGTTTACTAAGCTAACAATAGTCGTAATGAAAAATCTATTTTTGTTAAGTCTACTAGTAACAGGTGGTGCGTTGGCACAGCCTGTTACTGTGGTCGACGTATCTAATCCATCTCAACCCTCTAACGCTCAATACTCTGCGCCGCGATCGAACCAAGGTCGGATCATTATTGAAATGCAGCAACATATTGATTCGTTGCAGCAGGAGCTTAATGAACTGCGTGGGATAACTGAAACTCACAATTATCGTCTTGATCAAATGCTGCAACGTCAGCGTGAACTGTATCAAGAAATAGATAAGCGCTTTTCTAGCTTGCAAGTAAGCCAACCAGAGCCCGTTGTTACTGAACCAGCATTTGCTGATAACAGTGATAACTCAGATCTGCTGTCGATGACTCAAGTTTATGACAATGCGTTAAACCTCGCGTTAAAAGAAAAACGTTTTGATCAAGCAATCGTAGAATTTAAACGTTATTTGGTTGAATTCCCTCAATCTACCTATTCTGCAAACTCGCATTACTGGCTTGGGCAGTTATTATTTAACCAAAGCAAAATTAAAGCAGCCCAGTTACAGTTTGAGCAATTGGTTGAACAATACCCTCAATCGGCTAAACGTGCCGATGCAATGGTTAAATTGGGTAAAATTGCGCAGAATAAAAAACAAAAGACTAAAGCTAAGGAACTTTATAACCAGGTTATCAAACAATACCCTGAAAAGTCCGCAGCTAAGCAGGCTAGTTCTTTGTTAGCCGAATTACGATAGTTGGTGACATTTATAGCGTGAATTGTTGTTTTTTAGTCGTTAGTTCACTGTTTTAGCAAAGTTAGCTCGAAAATGAATCAAACAGTGAAAAAACTTTAAATTTAGGTTGCGCTGTCTCAATAAATCCGTAATATTAGCGCCCGTCGAGAAGGGAA is drawn from Gammaproteobacteria bacterium and contains these coding sequences:
- the ybgF gene encoding tol-pal system protein YbgF — protein: MKNLFLLSLLVTGGALAQPVTVVDVSNPSQPSNAQYSAPRSNQGRIIIEMQQHIDSLQQELNELRGITETHNYRLDQMLQRQRELYQEIDKRFSSLQVSQPEPVVTEPAFADNSDNSDLLSMTQVYDNALNLALKEKRFDQAIVEFKRYLVEFPQSTYSANSHYWLGQLLFNQSKIKAAQLQFEQLVEQYPQSAKRADAMVKLGKIAQNKKQKTKAKELYNQVIKQYPEKSAAKQASSLLAELR